The following proteins are co-located in the Verrucomicrobiota bacterium genome:
- a CDS encoding phosphatidylglycerophosphatase A — protein sequence MKPEEGTRRGVDRWVLWLAQGFGAGRSPVAPGTMGTVVGMAWAVALLQLPSVGWFGGVILGSVAAAVWVCGRAEELMGQKDPGSVVLDEVVAVPICFAGLLWEGTGLDRFQSGWWVTSNGVVTTLSAFALFRLFDIWKPWPIRWSQALPKGWGVVMDDVLAAAFAAVALKIPGWISL from the coding sequence ATGAAACCCGAAGAGGGGACGAGGCGCGGAGTGGATCGCTGGGTGTTGTGGCTGGCGCAGGGCTTCGGGGCCGGGCGTTCCCCGGTGGCGCCCGGCACGATGGGAACGGTGGTGGGGATGGCGTGGGCGGTGGCCTTGCTTCAACTGCCCTCCGTGGGCTGGTTTGGGGGTGTGATCCTGGGCAGTGTCGCGGCGGCGGTGTGGGTCTGTGGACGCGCCGAAGAGTTGATGGGACAAAAGGATCCCGGTTCCGTCGTCCTGGATGAAGTCGTGGCGGTGCCGATCTGTTTTGCCGGACTCCTCTGGGAAGGAACCGGTCTGGACCGCTTTCAATCCGGGTGGTGGGTGACCTCCAATGGAGTGGTGACGACTCTCTCTGCGTTCGCCCTGTTCAGGCTATTCGACATTTGGAAGCCTTGGCCGATTCGCTGGTCCCAGGCGTTGCCCAAGGGATGGGGCGTGGTGATGGACGATGTTCTGGCAGCGGCCTTCGCCGCCGTGGCGCTCAAGATTCCCGGCTGGATTTCTCTTTAA
- the pgsA gene encoding CDP-diacylglycerol--glycerol-3-phosphate 3-phosphatidyltransferase, producing the protein MNLPNKLTLSRFVLTAGFLGAMFADFPRHQTVALVFFCAAGMTDYFDGRLARSRGLITNFGILMDPLADKILTCSAFIAFVERGYMPAWMVVVIVARELAITGLRLLAASKHVVLAAEGFGKHKTISQIVAIISVLVLSSYQEWGAVGAAVFGFSLWGGPWVEWFTELSKWVAVVLTFVSGVLYLWLNRGIYLDDL; encoded by the coding sequence ATGAACCTGCCGAACAAACTCACCCTTTCGCGCTTCGTGCTTACCGCGGGGTTCCTCGGAGCGATGTTTGCGGATTTTCCGCGGCATCAAACCGTCGCCCTCGTGTTTTTTTGCGCCGCGGGGATGACGGATTACTTCGATGGACGTCTGGCGCGGTCGCGCGGGTTGATCACCAACTTTGGCATTTTGATGGATCCACTGGCGGACAAGATCCTGACTTGCTCTGCTTTCATTGCCTTCGTCGAGCGTGGTTATATGCCCGCCTGGATGGTGGTGGTGATCGTGGCTCGGGAGCTCGCGATCACCGGGTTGCGGCTGTTGGCGGCCTCGAAACACGTGGTGCTCGCGGCGGAAGGCTTCGGAAAGCACAAGACCATCAGTCAAATCGTGGCCATCATCTCCGTGCTCGTGCTCTCGAGTTATCAAGAGTGGGGAGCCGTCGGAGCCGCGGTTTTCGGGTTTTCTTTGTGGGGTGGACCCTGGGTCGAGTGGTTTACCGAACTCTCGAAGTGGGTGGCGGTGGTGCTGACCTTCGTCTCGGGCGTGCTTTACCTGTGGCTCAATCGCGGGATTTATTTGGATGACCTCTAG